From one Microbacterium sp. 10M-3C3 genomic stretch:
- the sigJ gene encoding RNA polymerase sigma factor SigJ: protein MTQVPIVPGADDALADVIGERRRLVALAYRMTGTLADAEDIVQETYIRWYRLDEAERAEIRNPAAWLTRVASRVALDVLGSARVRREQHAGQWLPEPVPADLFAGTALPPASAGAPTEDPLERVTLDDAVSMALLVVLESMTPAERVAFVLHDVFATPFDEIAGLVGRSPEAVRQLASSARRRVRERRRAVVPPGEHDGVVRAFLDAARGGDLQQLVRTLAPSVELRSDGGGVVSAAPNAVVGADRVARFLLGILQKRPDLAFEERRTADGLGFALTLDGRLFAMATFHVEDARITDVWLVLDPGKLTEWRAIP, encoded by the coding sequence ATGACCCAGGTGCCGATCGTGCCGGGTGCCGACGACGCGCTCGCGGACGTCATCGGCGAGCGACGACGCCTCGTGGCGCTCGCCTACCGGATGACCGGCACCCTCGCCGACGCCGAGGACATCGTGCAGGAGACCTACATCCGCTGGTACCGCCTCGATGAGGCCGAGCGCGCCGAGATCCGCAATCCCGCGGCGTGGCTGACACGGGTCGCGAGCCGCGTCGCGCTCGACGTCCTCGGCTCGGCCCGGGTCCGCCGTGAGCAGCACGCCGGGCAGTGGCTTCCCGAGCCGGTGCCGGCCGATCTGTTCGCCGGGACGGCGCTGCCGCCCGCGTCGGCGGGTGCGCCGACGGAGGATCCGCTCGAGCGCGTGACCCTGGACGACGCGGTGAGCATGGCGCTGCTGGTCGTGTTGGAGTCGATGACGCCGGCCGAGCGGGTGGCTTTCGTGCTCCACGACGTCTTCGCGACGCCGTTCGATGAGATCGCCGGCCTCGTCGGCCGGTCGCCTGAGGCCGTGCGCCAGCTCGCGTCGTCGGCGCGGCGCCGCGTGCGCGAACGCCGGAGGGCCGTCGTGCCGCCGGGTGAGCACGACGGCGTCGTCCGCGCGTTCCTCGACGCGGCACGCGGTGGCGACCTGCAGCAGCTCGTGCGGACGCTCGCGCCCTCGGTGGAGCTGCGGTCGGATGGCGGCGGCGTCGTCAGCGCCGCGCCGAACGCCGTCGTGGGCGCCGACCGCGTCGCGCGCTTCCTCCTCGGCATCCTGCAGAAGCGGCCCGATCTCGCCTTCGAGGAGCGTCGGACTGCCGACGGCCTCGGCTTCGCCCTCACGCTCGACGGCCGGCTGTTCGCGATGGCGACCTTCCATGTCGAGGACGCGCGCATCACCGATGTGTGGCTCGTGCTCGATCCCGGCAAGCTGACCGAGTGGCGCGCGATTCCGTGA